AGTTGCGCCGCGACGTCCTGCGCGACGAAGCCGGCATGCATCTCACGCGCGGCGTCGAGTTCTTCGGCGTCGGCTGCGACCCACAGCGTGCCGCAGCGCGCAAACGCATCGCGCGTTCGCAACTGCGGCGCAAGCTCGAGCCACAAGTCCCGTGAATAGCGGCTCAACGCGAACTCCGCCGGCGAGTCGTTCATCACGACGATATGCCCCATGCCCGCCGCCGTCGCGCCGCCGCCGATACCCTGCGCATCGAGCACCGTCACGCGCAGCCCACGCGCGGCGAGTTCCGCTGCGCATGCCGCGCCGACGATACCCGCGCCGACGATCACGACATCCGCCGTCATACCGTGCGGATGCCCCACGCGAACGGATCGCGCTCGTCGAAGCAAAGGCGGCTCTCAGCCATGATGTGCGCGTGCCCGGTGATGGTCGGAATGACGGTCGCGATGCCGTCCTGCGTGCCGCCTTCCGCATAGCTCGCTTCAAATACGCTGCCGATGATGCTCTCCTGCCGCCACACCGTTCCCGCCGCGAGCTTGCCGTCGGCGGCGAGGCACGCGACCTTCGCGCTCGTGCCTGTGCCGCAGGGCGAGCGGTCGTACGCGTTGCCGGGGCACAGCACGAAGCTGCGGCTGTCGAGGCCCTCGCGCGAACCCGGCCCGAACAGTTCGATGTGGTCGATCAGCGCGCCGTTCGCACCCGTGATGCCCGCCGCGATCAGTGCGTCGCGGATCGTCGAGCTGAAGTGCGTGAGCTCGGGGATGTTCGACGCGTCCAGCGTGCGTCCGTGATCCGCGACGAGAAAGAACCAGTTGCCGCCCCACGCGATATCACCCGTCAGCGGACCGAAACCGGGCACGTCGACGCTCACGTCCTTGCGATGCCGGTAAGCCGGCACATTGCGTACCGACACACTGAGATCGTCGTTGAGCGTCGCCTCGACGATGCCGACCGGTGTGTCGATCAGATGCCGGCCCGGCCCAATGCTTCCCATGTGCGCAAGCGACACAACGAGGCCGATCGTGCCGTGCCCGCACATACCCAGATAGCCGACGTTGTTGAAGAAGATCACGCCCGCCGCGCACTCCTTGCGATCCGGCTCGCACAACAGCGCGCCGACCACCACATCCGAGCCGCGCGGCTCGGTGACGATGCCCGCGCGCCAGTCGTCGAAGCGCGCGCGAAACACGTCGAGCCGTTGCGCGAGCGTGCCGCCGCCGAGGTCGGGGCCGCCGGACACCACGAGGCGGGTCGGTTCACCGCCCGTGTGCGAATCGATGACGTTCAAGGTTTTCATGCTGCCCATGGTAGAAACGCGGCGGCGCGCAGTCTTGAAGCGGCTGCGCGTGGATTGTGACGATTTCAGCATAGCCCGAAGAATGCGGATGCCGCTTGCATTCAGGCTGTGGCCGGATGGATCATCGAGCAGGCGGAGCGCGGCCGCATCGCGTGCGGGTAGGGTATCGGTCCAGCCGCGTTCGACTGTTGAATGAAGGGCAAAACGAGCACGAAACGCCGAAAGCATCGTAAATAAGGGATTCCTCTCGCACAGCCGCTATGCCGAAATCGTCACGCGAAACGCGCGATTCACGCAAGACATCCGAATATTCCCTGCTTACACTGCACTCGACTCATCACTTTCAGGAGAGCAGTCGTGGCGCATATCTGGCAAGGCGTATTGCCCGCAGTCACCACCAAGTTCAACGCGGATTTCAGCATAGACCGCGCGTGGACCGGCAAGAATATCGAGGCGCAGATCGACGCGGGTGTCGACGGGATCATCGTGTGCGGCTCGCTTGGCGAGGCGTCCACCCTTTCCCTCGATGAAAAGCTGCAGGTGCTCGACGTGGCCGTCGAGGCATCGCGCGGCCGCGTGCCCGTGCTGCTGACGATCGCCGAAAACAGCACGCTCGACGGCTGCCGCCAGGCCGAAGCGGGCGCGAAGCGCGGCGCGGCGGGCTATATGGTGCTGCCTGGCCTGCGCTATCTGTCGGACCGCCGCGAGACGCTGAACCACTTCCGCATGGTCGCCGACGCCAGCCCGCTGCCGCTGATGATCTACAACAATCCGCTCGCGTATGGCGTCGACATGACGCCGGAGATGTTCGCCGAGATCGCCGACGAGAAGAAGATCGTCGCGATCAAGGAATCGTGCGGCGACGTGCGGCGCGTGACGGATCTCATCAACGAAGTCGGCGACCGCTATGCGATTCTGTGCGGCGTCGACAATCTGGCGATGGAAGCGATCCTGATGGGCGCGCACGGCTGGGTCGCGGGGCTGGTGTGCGCGTTCCCGCACGAGACAGTCGCGATCTACAAGTTGCTGAAGGCGGGACGGCTGGAAGAGGCGCGCGCGATCTATCGCTGGTTCGCGCCGCTGCTCGCGCTCGATGTGTCGGCGAAGCTCGTGCAGAACATCAAGCTGGCGGAAGCGATTGTCGGCCTTGGCACGGAGCCGGTGCGCCCGCCGCGCCTGCCGCTCGCCGGTGAAGAACGCAAGGCCGTCGAAGCGCTGATCCGTCGCTCGATTGAAACGCGTCCGGCTCTGCCAAAGCTTTAAACACGAACGCGGGAAACAAAAAGAAAACGGCGGCTTCCGTCCACAGGTAGCCGCCGCCAGAACCGCTTAAATCCGATCAGGCCGCTTCCGCATGCGGCACAACAGCGGTTTCGTTCGCACGCAGATGCAGCAGGCGATAGCCGCTCTTGTACACGGGCTGCAGACGAAAATCGTTTTGCGGCTCAATCTGCAGCAGCACGCGCAGGCGCGACACGTGGCTGTCGATCGTGCGGGTCACCTCGCGGAACTCGCGGCCCCAGACCATCGCGAAGATGTGATCGCGCGACAGCACGCGGCCGATGTTCGAAAAGAACAGCGACGCCAGCCGGTACTGCGTGCCCGACAACTGTACAGGCGCGCCGCGCAGCGTGACCAGTTGACGGCGGGTGTCGAAGTGATACGGGCCCACGTCGAAACTGTCCTTGCCATAGCGTTCCGGATACGCGCGGCGCAGCAGCGCGGACAGGCGCTCGCGAAACTCGGCATGCCGCACGGGCAGCGTGGCGTAGTCGTCGGCGCCCAGCACGAACGCGCGCACAGCGCTTTCTTCCGAGCCATCCGCCGACGCGAACATCACGGGCATGCGCTCGCCGCCT
The Paraburkholderia terrae genome window above contains:
- a CDS encoding 4-hydroxyproline epimerase, giving the protein MGSMKTLNVIDSHTGGEPTRLVVSGGPDLGGGTLAQRLDVFRARFDDWRAGIVTEPRGSDVVVGALLCEPDRKECAAGVIFFNNVGYLGMCGHGTIGLVVSLAHMGSIGPGRHLIDTPVGIVEATLNDDLSVSVRNVPAYRHRKDVSVDVPGFGPLTGDIAWGGNWFFLVADHGRTLDASNIPELTHFSSTIRDALIAAGITGANGALIDHIELFGPGSREGLDSRSFVLCPGNAYDRSPCGTGTSAKVACLAADGKLAAGTVWRQESIIGSVFEASYAEGGTQDGIATVIPTITGHAHIMAESRLCFDERDPFAWGIRTV
- a CDS encoding dihydrodipicolinate synthase family protein, whose product is MAHIWQGVLPAVTTKFNADFSIDRAWTGKNIEAQIDAGVDGIIVCGSLGEASTLSLDEKLQVLDVAVEASRGRVPVLLTIAENSTLDGCRQAEAGAKRGAAGYMVLPGLRYLSDRRETLNHFRMVADASPLPLMIYNNPLAYGVDMTPEMFAEIADEKKIVAIKESCGDVRRVTDLINEVGDRYAILCGVDNLAMEAILMGAHGWVAGLVCAFPHETVAIYKLLKAGRLEEARAIYRWFAPLLALDVSAKLVQNIKLAEAIVGLGTEPVRPPRLPLAGEERKAVEALIRRSIETRPALPKL
- a CDS encoding response regulator transcription factor, giving the protein MRIAILQRDLVQGKLLEKIIVQAGHSCVVYDDGLTLSKVLARSTVDLLILDWHALRLSGTDVLKAVRSVGGERMPVMFASADGSEESAVRAFVLGADDYATLPVRHAEFRERLSALLRRAYPERYGKDSFDVGPYHFDTRRQLVTLRGAPVQLSGTQYRLASLFFSNIGRVLSRDHIFAMVWGREFREVTRTIDSHVSRLRVLLQIEPQNDFRLQPVYKSGYRLLHLRANETAVVPHAEAA